The proteins below come from a single Nitrosospira sp. Is2 genomic window:
- a CDS encoding AlpA family transcriptional regulator → MAQQYRTALAILRRKQVEARTGLSRSSIYFKVSAGTFPQPVRLGIRTVGWIESEIEAWLLAQIEKSRKV, encoded by the coding sequence ATGGCACAGCAGTACAGAACCGCGCTCGCAATTCTCCGGCGCAAACAAGTCGAGGCTCGGACGGGGCTCTCGCGTTCATCCATTTATTTTAAGGTTTCTGCAGGTACCTTCCCCCAGCCTGTTCGGCTGGGCATACGGACTGTCGGCTGGATCGAAAGCGAAATAGAGGCTTGGCTTCTCGCCCAAATCGAAAAAAGCCGCAAGGTTTAG
- a CDS encoding DUF927 domain-containing protein, which produces MTKKTMDATNGLESTSAALASNISSQDPVTKAQSRAVSGGSSSTASCVTDPLLEKGETIFNPISQFRDAIQAAGLIPPDVIEADGKLHRFSTNGRPDDDAGWYVYHGNVVPACGALGDWRSGVNQTWRAEIGRALTSAEQRKHRASLDVMHEQREAEKTQRRKQAREKAEQIWAKAVPCFEHPYLTSKHIHAYGARQYKDALVIPLWVDDVIHSLQFITAEGKKKFLLGGRVRGCYFIIGDPTGATVLCIAESFSTGASIHEATGYPVAVAFGVANLSAVAKVMRERIPDASLVICADDDYASPGNPGLTAATEAAGAVDGVVAVPDFGQDRPDGATDFNDMAAHCGIEDVKHVLVSAAVSITEKDHDQEDDTGDGLDVAGDASTASPDAEVTQVTGVQTIEHGRSAVTCFAPAEVTRVIDGSGTSDRSGNPVPEAIDRPAFRVFDDRVEHEAQEFKAGVWYFDTDREGRPTQTWVCSPLHVVAVTSDGHQHNFGRLLRFRNTLGYWREWAMPMEQLRGAADDLRGELLAMGVELDPSQWVRRLLSTYLQEKPPERRIRCVLQVGWCEDSFILPDTVIGPKSSDVIFQSGEIGHDEHTTAGTLEGWQHDISSRAIGNPLLLQALSAAFAGPMLALCNAEGGGLHFVGDSSTGKTTLLEAACSVWGGPNYRRSWRATANGMEGAAATFNDCLLALDEISEAHAHEVGAIIYALSNGRGKQRAGRTGNARALTRWRCFVLSSGERSIETTMQQVGQRAKAGQSVRLLNISASRVYGAWDTLHNLQSGTAFSDAIKRAAVTHYGLAGRAFLENLTRDARDFGGYLERFKVLKQFAVKDGEGQEKRAAARFAILALAGETATDYGITGWPPGAATEAAGEGFRVWRASRGHGNDERLQIVEQLSGFIDRHGDSRFSNKNDETQIFNRAGWWQDSPTGRSYLFTSEGLREALKGFDFDRALDVLQEIEALPPADMEGKRTKVFNINWESKRLYPIKAGKLGGGHVA; this is translated from the coding sequence ATGACCAAGAAAACGATGGACGCAACCAACGGGCTTGAATCAACCTCCGCAGCTCTCGCCAGCAATATCTCGTCGCAGGATCCAGTAACTAAGGCTCAATCACGTGCGGTCTCTGGGGGGTCAAGCTCTACAGCATCCTGCGTCACTGATCCGTTACTTGAGAAGGGTGAGACGATATTTAACCCTATCAGCCAATTCAGGGATGCAATTCAGGCTGCGGGGCTAATCCCTCCAGATGTAATCGAAGCAGACGGAAAACTGCATCGCTTCTCCACTAATGGCAGGCCTGACGATGACGCCGGATGGTACGTGTATCACGGTAATGTCGTTCCCGCCTGCGGCGCCTTGGGTGACTGGCGCAGCGGGGTTAATCAAACTTGGCGAGCAGAGATAGGCCGTGCTCTGACTTCGGCTGAGCAGCGTAAGCATCGGGCCAGTTTGGATGTAATGCATGAGCAACGCGAAGCGGAGAAAACCCAGCGCAGGAAACAGGCACGTGAAAAGGCCGAACAAATCTGGGCGAAAGCCGTTCCCTGCTTCGAGCACCCCTATCTTACATCTAAGCACATCCACGCATATGGAGCACGGCAATACAAGGATGCGCTTGTAATCCCCCTTTGGGTGGACGACGTAATTCATTCCCTGCAATTCATCACTGCGGAGGGAAAAAAGAAGTTTTTGCTTGGCGGGCGGGTGAGAGGTTGCTATTTCATAATCGGCGACCCCACCGGCGCTACGGTCCTATGTATTGCCGAAAGCTTCTCAACGGGCGCCAGTATCCACGAAGCGACGGGGTATCCGGTAGCTGTGGCGTTTGGCGTGGCCAACCTCAGTGCGGTCGCAAAAGTCATGAGGGAAAGAATTCCGGATGCGTCGCTGGTCATCTGCGCCGACGATGACTACGCAAGTCCCGGAAACCCAGGATTGACAGCGGCAACGGAAGCGGCGGGGGCCGTGGATGGAGTGGTGGCGGTTCCAGACTTCGGCCAAGACAGACCGGATGGAGCAACAGACTTCAACGATATGGCAGCGCACTGCGGGATTGAGGACGTCAAGCATGTGTTAGTGAGCGCGGCGGTTTCGATAACAGAAAAAGATCATGACCAGGAAGACGATACCGGGGATGGTCTCGATGTAGCGGGAGATGCAAGCACTGCATCACCGGATGCTGAGGTAACACAGGTAACAGGGGTGCAAACCATTGAACACGGGCGTTCCGCTGTTACCTGCTTCGCTCCTGCGGAGGTAACTAGGGTAATAGACGGATCAGGCACGTCAGACCGGTCAGGCAATCCGGTCCCGGAAGCAATAGACCGACCTGCATTTCGCGTCTTTGATGACCGAGTGGAGCATGAGGCGCAGGAATTCAAGGCTGGAGTATGGTATTTCGATACGGACAGGGAAGGTAGACCAACGCAAACCTGGGTATGTTCCCCACTGCACGTCGTCGCCGTGACCTCTGACGGCCACCAACACAACTTCGGCCGCTTGCTGCGCTTCCGGAACACATTGGGTTATTGGCGGGAATGGGCCATGCCAATGGAACAGCTGCGCGGGGCAGCCGATGATCTGCGCGGCGAACTGCTGGCGATGGGCGTGGAGCTTGACCCTAGCCAGTGGGTGCGGCGCCTGCTTTCAACCTACCTGCAAGAGAAGCCCCCTGAGCGGAGAATCCGCTGTGTGCTGCAGGTTGGCTGGTGCGAGGATTCTTTTATATTGCCCGATACGGTAATCGGCCCCAAGTCCTCGGACGTGATCTTCCAGAGCGGTGAGATCGGCCACGACGAACACACCACCGCTGGAACGCTAGAGGGCTGGCAGCACGACATATCGTCGCGGGCTATCGGCAATCCGCTTCTACTACAGGCGCTGTCTGCAGCGTTTGCGGGACCAATGCTGGCGTTGTGCAATGCAGAAGGTGGAGGGCTTCATTTTGTCGGTGACTCATCCACCGGCAAGACAACGTTGCTCGAAGCGGCTTGTTCGGTCTGGGGTGGACCCAATTACCGACGAAGCTGGCGGGCAACAGCCAACGGCATGGAAGGTGCGGCAGCAACATTCAATGATTGCCTGTTAGCCCTGGATGAAATCAGTGAGGCCCATGCACATGAAGTGGGTGCCATCATCTATGCCTTGAGTAACGGGCGCGGCAAGCAGCGAGCCGGCAGGACGGGCAATGCCCGTGCCCTTACACGCTGGCGCTGCTTCGTGCTCTCCAGTGGAGAGCGCAGCATTGAAACGACCATGCAGCAAGTAGGACAACGGGCTAAGGCTGGGCAGTCAGTGCGATTGCTGAACATCTCAGCCTCGAGGGTATATGGAGCATGGGACACATTGCATAATCTACAAAGCGGGACGGCCTTTTCCGATGCAATCAAGCGAGCAGCAGTTACACACTATGGACTTGCCGGTCGGGCTTTTCTGGAAAATCTGACGAGGGACGCGCGGGATTTCGGCGGCTATCTCGAACGCTTCAAGGTACTGAAGCAGTTTGCGGTAAAGGACGGCGAGGGACAGGAAAAAAGGGCAGCAGCGCGTTTTGCCATTTTGGCGCTGGCGGGGGAGACGGCAACAGATTACGGGATAACAGGTTGGCCTCCTGGGGCCGCGACCGAGGCAGCGGGAGAGGGTTTCAGGGTTTGGCGCGCTTCGCGTGGACATGGTAATGATGAACGGCTGCAGATAGTTGAACAGCTCTCCGGGTTCATAGACCGTCACGGGGACTCGCGTTTTTCGAATAAGAACGATGAAACACAGATTTTCAACCGCGCGGGATGGTGGCAGGATTCTCCAACCGGACGCAGCTACTTGTTCACGTCAGAGGGTTTGCGGGAAGCACTCAAAGGCTTCGATTTTGATCGGGCGCTCGATGTCCTGCAGGAAATCGAGGCCCTACCCCCTGCCGACATGGAAGGCAAACGAACGAAGGTATTCAATATCAATTGG